TTAATAGGACAATTTGAACATGCAATAAAACAATTAGAAGATTTAACTGGTAAAAAATTTGATGAAAAAAAATTTGAAGAAGCTTGTGCAAGAGCAAATAGAACAGCAGCAGCTTGGTTAAAATCTTGTAACTATATGTCATATAAGCCATCTCCATTAAGTGGCTTTGACTTATTTAATCATATGGCAGATATAGTTGCAGCAAGATGTGATGAAGAAGCGGCAATGGGCTTTGAATTATTGGCACAAGAATTTGAACAATCAATAAAAGATGGAACTTCAACTTGGGAATACCCAGAAGAACATAGAATTCTATTTGAAGGAATACCTTGTTGGCCAGGTTTAAGACCTTTATTTGAACCATTAAAGGATAATGGAGTTAATGTAACAGCTGTTGTTTATGCCCCTGCATTTGGTTTTAGATATGAAAATATGAGGGAAATGGCGGCGGCTTATTGTAAAGCTCCTTGTTCAGTTTGTATAGAAACAGGCGTTGAATGGCGTGAAACTATGGCAAAAGAAAATGGAATAAGCGGGGCTTTAGTAAACTATAATCGTAGTTGTAAACCTTGGAGTGGTGCTATGCCTGAAATAGAAAGAAGATGGAAAGAAGATTTAGGAATTCCAGTAGTTCACTTTGATGGTGACCAAGCTGATGAAAGAAACTTTTCTACAGAGCAATATAATACAAGAGTACAAGGGCTTGTTGAAATAATGAATGAAAGAAAGGCTGAAAAATTAGCAAAGGGTGAAGAAGTTTACACTAATTTTGAAAATACTAAAGAAACAGATTGGTCAAAACCAACACTAAAATAGGAGGAAAGAAATGGCTGAGATTAAGGAATTGTTAAATGATTTTAAGTACTATGCAAATAATCCAAGAAAACAGTTGGATAAATATTTAGCTGAAGGAAAAAAAGCTGTAGGAATATTCCCTTACTATGCCCCAGAAGAAATTGTATATGCAGCTGGTATAGTTCCTTTTGGTGTATGGGGAGGACAAGGACCTATTGAGCAAGCAAAAAATTATTTTCCTACATTTTATTATTCGTTGGCATTGAGATGTTTAGAAATGGCTTTAGATGGTACATTAGATGGCTTATCAGCCTCTATGATAACAACATTAGATGATACATTAAGACCATTCTCACAAAATTACAAGGTAAGTGCGGGAAGAAAGATACCTATGATTTTCTTAAATCATGGTCAACATAGAAAAGAAGATTTTGGTAAAAAATATAATGCTAGAATCTTTAATAAGGCAAAAGAAGAACTTGAAAAAATTTGTGATGTTAAAATAACAGATGAAAATCTAAAGAAGGCATTTAAAGTATATAATGAAAATAGAGAAGAAAAAAGAAAATTTATAAAATTGGCAGCTACTCATCCACAAACAATAAAGGCATCAGATAGATGTTATGTTTTAAAAAGTTCTTATTTCATGTTGAAAGATGAGCATACAGCACTATTAAAACAATTAAATGAAAAATTAGAAGCTTTACCTGAAGAAAAATGGGATGGAGTAAAAGTTGTAACAAGTGGTGTTATAACAGATAATCCAGGACTTTTAGAAGTTTTTGACAACTATAAAGTTTGTGTAGTTGCAGATGATGTTGCACATGAATCAAGAGGACTAAAAGTTGACATTGATTTATCAATAGAAGATCCTATGTTAGCTTTAGCAGACCAATTTGCACGTATGGATGAAGATCCTATATTATATGATCCGGATATTTATAAACGTCCAAAATATGTTCTTGATTTAGTAAAAGAAAATAAGGCGGATGGATGTTTGTTGTTTATGATGAACTTTAATGACACTGAAGAAATGGAATACCCATCTTTAAAACAAGCTTTTGAAGCAGCAAAAGTGCCTTTAATTAAAATGGGTTATGACCAACAAATGGCTGACTTTGGACAAGTTAAAACACAACTTGAAACATTTAATGAAATCGTACAACTTAGTAGATGGTAATATAAGGAGAGGGAAATGAGTCAAAATATATGGGAAAATGATGATTTTATTTTTAAAGGTGATGAGTTAAAAGGAATGACACCAAAAGGAAAAGATAAAGTAAAATCTCAAGGTTTTACTGACATGGTAATTCCAGAAACAACTCCAGAAGGAATTCCAATAAAGAAAATTGGAAGTGAAGCTTTTTATAGAAGAGGCCTTACTTCTGTCGTAATTCCGGATACTGTAGAAAGTATTGGTTATGATGCTTTTGGAGTATGTAAACTAAAAGAAGTAAAATTACCTTCTGCTTTGGTCGAAATTCAAGGTTTTGCTTTCTATAATAATAAGTTAGAAAATGTTGTTTTTGGTGGAAAAGAAAGAATAATAGAACCGAGTGCATTTGCAATGAATAAACTTGAAATAGTTAATCTTCCTGCTTCACTTGAAGAAATAGGAGCTTCAGCATTTTATAAAAATGAATTGAGCTCTATAAAGTTCCCTGAAGGAATGAAAAAAATAGATATGTATGCTTTTTTAAAGAATAATATTTCTGAGGTAGAAATACCTAAAAATATAGAAGTTTTACATAGGAATGCTTTTGAAGCTAATACAACAATTATAAGATAAACAAAATAGAAAATGCACTTCTATATTTTAATAGTTGGGAGTGCATTTTTATTATAAATAAAATTTAAATTAAGAAATCACAAGTTTTAGACTATTTATCTCAAATATTGGTTATAAGAAGGAGCTTTATGAAAGTTGAAAAAAATTTTAAAAGAAAAATTATGCTATTAGGAATTTTTGTCCTTCTACTTACTAGTTGCGGAGGTGGCGGAGGAGGTGGCGGTGGTGGAAGCTCGAATCTTCCAATAAAACCAAGTACTCCATTAATTCCAGGAAAACCAAGTGTTCCAAAGTTTGAAGTTGAGGATGTAAAGGTTGGAATTTTTGATTCAGATTTTTTAACAAATAAAGATAAAATAGAGGCTAAATATAAAAATATAGAAATTTTAAATAGAGATCCAACTATTGGGAATCCTAGTACAGATGACCACGGAGAAACTGTACTTGCAGTTTTAAGGGAAGACGCAGACTTTGGTGTGATAGCAGCGAGCATAGGTGCAACTAAAAAAGCAGATAAAGAAGGTGAAAAAGATGAAGAAATAATAGTACCAACATCTCTAGTATATCAACAAGTATTGGCAAGAATGAATGAGAAAGGTATTAAAGTTTTTAATCAATCTTTTGGAACACCTGAGCAGATGTTAGATCCTATATTTGGAAATGAAGGAAGCAGAATAGCAACACTAGGAACTTCATTAGAAGATGGAAAAAAGATATATGAATTTTATAGAGATACAGTAAGAAATAAAAAAGGAGTTTTTATATGGGCTGCTGGTAATTCTGAAGAGAATAATGCCTCTCTTGAAGCAGGACTTCCACATTATTATCCTGATTTAGAAAAAGGATGGATTAGTGTAGTAGGAGTAAATACAGATGATGATATACAAACTAATAAAACAGGGAAAATAAATATAAATCATTATTACAATCCAAATGAAAAGAAAGAAACAAAGTTATCCTTCGCGGGAGAAGCGAAATGGTGGTCTATTGCGTCTAATTTTCGTTCATTAGAATTTATTATAGAGGGGGAAAAATATGTTGGAATAGGCTCTTCATATGCTGCACCAAGGGTTTCAAGGGCAGTAGCTCTAGTAGCTGAGGAATATCCATGGATGACTCCAGACCAAATACGTCAAACTTTATTTACAACCACAGATAGAACAGAAATAGCTAAAATGGAAATTTATCAAAGAAGGACAGAAAAAATTCCCGATGATGAATATGGATGGGGAATGTTAAATACAAGAAGAGCATTAGATGGTCCAGGTGCTTTTATTAATACATTAAAAAATGGAGATAACTCGACTTTTGTTGCTGATATCCCAAATGGAATGGATTCAATATTTAGTAATAATATATGGGGAGATGGAGGCTTAGATAAGCGAGGTAGAGGGAAATTAGTGTTAGAAGGAAATAATTCATATACAGGTGGAAGTATTATAAGAGAAGGGACATTAGCAATTAAGAAAATTCATGCAGGAGGAGTAGTTGTAAAATCAGCAGGAACTTTGGAGCTAGGAAAAAATGCAAAAATTGGCTATAATAATGCAGGAAAGCTTATAAATGATAAAATAATCAGTGATGAAAATATTATAGCTGCAAATGTTGATAATTATGGGACAGTAAAATTCGATGGTTCAGGTGCTATAATAGGAGGAAATTACACTGCTTACCCAGGCTCTATAACTCAAGCAGGTTTTGATGATAATGTAAAAGTAAGAGGGATTTATAAAAATAGTGGACAATTAAAAGTTCTTTCAAAAGAATATGTAAGTGGTATTCAAAAAGGAACAATTATTAGTGCAGATGGAGTAGATGGAACAGTAAATGAAGTTATAATTGAAGGAATGAAAAAAGCCAGTGCAAAAGTAGCTGGTGGTGATATAGTTGTAGAATTATCAAGACAAAATCCAGTTGACTATATAGGAAATGCAGAAGAATCATCAAAGAATGTAGCACAAAATGTAGAAAATGTATTTGCAGATTTAGATGAAAAAGTAAAAGCGGGAACAGCAAGTCAAGAAGAGTTAGTTATGGCTGCTGCAATGCAAAGTATGTCAACAAGTACATTCACTACGGCGACAGAAAAAATGTCTGGAGAAATATATGCCTCAGCTCAGGCTCTAACTTTCTCACAAGCACAGAATATAAATAGAGATTTATCAAACAGATTGGCAGGATTAGACAATTTAAAACTTTCAAACGGAGAAACACAAGCTTGGTTTTCAGCAATAGGAAGTGATGGAAAATTAAGAAGAGATGGTTATGCTTCAGCAGATACTCGTGTAGCAGGTGGACAATTCGGACTTGATAGAAAATTTAGTAATAATACAAATCTAGGTGTAGCTTTGGCATATTCACATGCGAAAGCAGATTTCAATCGTTATGCAGGAAATTCAAAGAGTGATATGGTAGGAATATCATTGTATGGAAAGAAAGAATTAGCTGATAATTTCTATACAGCAGGTAGAATAGGAATATCGCATGTATCAACAAAGGTTGAAAGAGAACTGATAGATGGTTTAGGAAACACAGTACAAGGAAGAGTAAAACATGATGATATAATGAGTTCTGTTTATTTAGAAGTTGGAAAGAGTTTTAAATGGCTGACACCATTTGTTGGTTATTCACAAGATTATTTAAGAAGAGGCAGTTTTTCAGAATCAAATGCAGCATGGGGAATACATGCAGATTCAAAGAACTATTGGAATTCAAATTTCTTAGTAGGACTTAGAGCAGAATTTATGTTAGATAAATATAAATTCCAATCATATATAACACAGGCAATAAATGTAGGAAAAAGAGATTTAGCGTATGATGGACATTTCACAGGAAGTACAGTAAAACAAAGATATCAAGGTGTAAAACAGGCAAAAAATACAACATGGTTAGGTGTGGGAGTATTTAGAGAAATTACACCAAACTTTGGAGTTTATGGAAATGTGGACTTTAGAGTGGAAGATGGCAAGAGAGCAGATTCAGTATTCTCAGCAGGTTTACAATATAAATTTTAAATTATATAGTAAATTGTTATGAAACAAAATTTATATGGTTTTACTGTATTTACTATAATAATATATAAAAAGATATATTTTTTGCTGCTAATGGATTAAATTTAATGTACTGCAGCCCCTATCTTAGATTTAAGATAGGGGTTGCAGTTTTTTTGTAAATAGAAAGAAATAAAAAATTTTTCTTGTTAAAGTAAGTATAGACATTATAAATTTAAAGGTTGTGATTTATTTGGTTCATAGCAAATTTTTTAGAAAATCATTAAAATCTAAACTATTACTATATATAAGAATAAGAAAAGTTTAGTTATAAAATAAAATATGCTATAATATAAAATACGAAATTATATATTTTATAATTGAGTTTAAATAAATTAATGTTGTTGTAAATTAATGAATGGAAAGAAAATAGTTCATTACTAATTAAAATTTAGAAAGTTATAAATTTAAGGAGGAAACTTACAACAGCACAACTAAAATAAATAATGTTTTAATGAGGAGTAGAAATGGAGAAAATTTTTAATTCAATATCAAAAAGTTTAGTTATTCCGGTTGATAAAATTCAAAATACAATACAGCTTTTAGATGATGGAGCAACTGTACCTTTTATAGCAAGATATAGAAAGGAAGTTACAGGAAATTTAGATGAGGTACAAATTGAAAGTATTTTGGAAAAAGTAAGCTATTTAAGAAACTTAGAAAAGAGAAAAGAAGAAGTAATAAGGCTTATTGAAGAGCAGGGTAAATTGACTGAGGAATTAAAACTTGATATTGAAAAAGCAGAAATACTGCAAGAAGTTGAAGATATATATTTTCCATATAGAAAAAAGAAGAAAACTAAAGCAGATATAGCTAAGGAAAAAGGTTTGGAACCATTGGCAGAAAAATTTTATCTTCTATCTACAATGGATGAGCTAAAAAATGAAGCTAACAATTTTATAACAGAAGAAGTTTTAACTATAGAGGAAGCTATAGAGGGAGCTATGCTTATAATAGCTCAAAATATTTCAGAAAAAGCAGAGTATAGAGAGAGAATTAGAGAAATTTATACCAAGGAATCAACAATGGAAGTAAAGGCAAGTAAAAAAGCCGGAGAATTAGATGAAAAGAAAATTTACTCTGATTATTATGAACACAATGAAAAGATTCTAAAAATGCCTTCTCATAGGATATTAGCTATAAATAGAGGGGAAAAAGAAGAAATACTGACAGTTCATTTAAGACTGGAGGAAACAGAAAGAAATAAGGTAGAGGATACAATAATGAGAGAATTTCCTAAAAATTCTCTACAAGAAACATATAAAGCTATTATAGTGGATTCTTTAGATAGGCTTATAACGCCGTCTATTGAAAGAGAAGTTAGAAATATTTTAACTGATAGGGCGGAAAATGAGTCAATTGAAGTATTCAAAGATAATTTAAAAAACCTTTTATTACAAGCTCCTTTAAAAGAAAAAAATATTTTAGCCTTAGACCCTGGTTATAGAACAGGATGTAAGGTGGCAGTAATAGATAAATTTGGTTTTTATAGGGAGAATACAGTTTTTTATTTAGTTGAAGAAATGCATAATGTTAAACAACTAAAAGAGGCCAAAGAAAAGTTCATAAATCTTGTAAAAAAATACAATATAGATATTGTAGCTATAGGAAATGGAACGGCTTCGAGGGAAACTGAGGTTTTTGTAGCCAACATTATAAAAGAGGAAAAATTAAGTATAAAATATTTAATTGTCAATGAGGCAGGTGCTTCTGTATATTCTGCCTCTAAAATAGCAGCTGAAGAATTTCCTGATTTAGATGTAACGGTAAGAGGAGCAATATCAATAGGAAGAAGAATACAAGATCCGCTTGCGGAATTAGTAAAAATTGATCCTAAATCAATAGGTGTTGGAATGTATCAACATGATGTAAATCAAAATCGTCTGGATGAATCACTGGATAATGTTATAAGTAATGTGGTAAACAATGTTGGGGCGAATATAAATACGGCATCTTGGGCATTGCTTTCTCATATTTCAGGAATAAAAAAGACTGTGGCAAAAAATATAGTTGACTATAGAAAAGAAAATGGAAATTTTAAGAATAGAAAAGAGATATTAAAGGTAAAGGGAGTCGGAGCTAAATCATACGAACAGATGGCAGGTTTCTTAGTAATTCCTGATGGAGATAATATTTTGGATAACACAGTTATACATCCGGAATCTTATCATATCGGAGAAGCGATATTAAAGGAAATTGGCTTTGACTTGGAAAGATATGACAAAGAACTAAATGATGCTAGAGAAAAATTAAAAAGTTTTAACTATAAAATTTTTGCTGAAAAGAATAATTTTGGTTTGGAAACAGTTAAAGATGTATATGAGGCACTTTCTAAAGAAAGAAGAGATCCAAGAGAAGATTTTGAAAAACCACTTTTGAAATCAGAAATCTTAAATATTGATAATTTATTTGAAGGCTTGGAGTTAGAAGGGACGGTTAGAAATGTTGTAAAATTTGGAGCATTCGTCGATATAGGACTAAAAAATGATGCACTTTTACATATTTCTGAAATTTCTGATAAATTTATCGATGATCCGAGCAAGGTTTTATCAGTTGGACAAATTATAAAAATCAAGATAAAAGATGTAGATAAAGAAAGAGGTAGGGTAGGTTTAACAAGGAAAGGAATTTAAATATGACATTAAAAAAAGATTCTCTGCTTTTTAGAATAATAACATATAATGGTATAGCGATAATATTTGTATCTACAGTTATGGCTGTATTATTTGGAATTATTACGGTAAATGAAATTAATAATCGTCTTTTAGATAAATCAAGAGAAAAAGTGACGATTTTAAATAAGGCCTATATTTCACTTATCGAAAAAACAGAGAGAGAATTGTTTGATGCAGTTAGTAATGCCTTAGATTTAAGGGCATTGATAGATGAAGAAGAAATTCAGAATAGATTATCCGAATTAGTTAAGAACCAACTTAGCTTAGAATCCTATCCTAAATATAATAAAGCATACATTCAAACTCTATCAGAGAATAGAAAAATACTTAGTGAGAGCGGAAGCAGGGAAATAAAATATGACATATTAAGTAATGCAGAATGGGTCCCAAGCTCAAAAACCTTGGGAGCTAAACACTATTATTTTATTGGAACAAACAATAATTTATATGTCAGAGTGATTAATCAATATAGGGCTAATGACTTAAATGAAAAAAATTATATAGTATTAACTTTTCCAATTAGTAATTATAATTTGGATGTTGTTAGAAACTTTGGCTATATAAAATCAGAAGATAAGATATTTATACTTTCTCGTAATAATTATATCACAGGAGAAATAGGCTCTGAAAAAATAAATGATTTTATAAAAATAAAATCAAAACTGAGGTTAAATGAAAAATTAAAAGGTTCAGATTATTACTATGCAGAAAGGAAAATAAATGAGGAACCTTATTATCTAGCTATATCTTCTTTTAAAGATGATACAGATAATGTTGTAGGTGGTGTAGGAATAGCTATATCAAAAAAAGGCTTTTTAGCTGTAAAATATATGTTGGCAACAATGATACTTGCAATCAGTTTACTTTCGGTAATAGTAAGTACAGCACTTTGTGCAAGAATTTTTACTAAACTTTTATATCCACTTTCTGTGTTGGCGGATAAAACAAAGGGTATAGGAAAAGAAAAAATGGAAGTAGAATTTGAGGAAGAAAGTGTCTATGAAATAAGGACTATAGCCAATTCAATTAAGACCATGGCACAAAGAATTGCTTGTAATGAGAAGCAACTACTGAATAAAAATGAAAAATTAAATATGAACTTAAATAGAATAGTAGCTGTTGAAAACATTTTAATGGGAGTAGATATAGATAGAAATTTTTTTGAAAGTATAACCAAGATAATTAGAGCATTGACATCTGAAATAGGAATGGCATATAGTAGAGCTATATATATGGAATATGAAGAGGAAAGAAATCAACTACTTGCAAAAGAACTATCAGTAAATCCGGTAATAACTTCAAATATTGATGAGTATACTAAAGGTATAGGAGGCTTTGCTTTTCAAATAAAAGATTTAAAAAATTTATTACCACTATTAAAAGTAAAATATGAGCCGGGACATTTATTTTGGGAAAGTATGGAATCCGGGAAAATAATTTATCATAATGATAAGGGTTATAAATTTAATTTTGGAAATGAGCTTTTTAAAAGTTTGGGTTTCACCAATTTTTTAATATTTCCAATTTCAGATCAGGATATTAAAATTGGTTGTATTTTACTTGATTATTTCGGCACTGAAAAAAAGATTTCAGATGAAGAGGTCGAAGTTTTAACACTTTTACTTATGAACTTAATCATTAGAGTAAAAAATGATATACAGGAAGAAAAAAAATTGACTACAGAAAGAATCTTAACCATGATTAAGACATCAAATAAGTTCTTAGATAGTAATGAGAAGTTAATGAGAAAGACTCAAAACTTTATTGAAAAAGTTATTAATAGAGAGTATAATAATAAGGATATAGTTAAAATAAATAGATTTCTAGAGGAAGAAAGAAGACAGAATAATATAATGAAGGCTGTTTTGGATAATTCTGAAAGAAATTTTAAAATAGTTAATATAGAGAAATTATTGAGAAAAATTGTAAAAGATCATGAGCTTGTTATGAATAAATATGGAATAAATTTATCCTTATTTACTAATTTTTCTGGGAATATTTATGCAGATAAGAAAAAAATTTATCAAATGTTTGTTGAACTTATAAAAAATTCAATAGAAGCAATACTAATAAGAAACAAACTTGATAAAAAAATTAATATTGTTTTGGCAAGTGAAGAAGGAAATAGAGTTGTTTTGGAGATAAGTGATAATGGAATTGGAATGGAGCAAGCTGAATTAAATCAACTTAAAAAACCTTACTCATCTGAAAAGAAAAATATTCTTGGGTTGGGACTTACAACAATTTACAGCATTGTACGAGAACATAGAGGTATTATAAGAATAACTTCAGAACTGGATGAAGGAACGAAAGTTAGAATAATTTTTAATGAATATAGGGAGGAAAATAACTTATGAACGAAAAGGAATATGTAGAAACTCTACATTTACCAAAGACAGATTTTCAAATGAAGGCAAATTTACCGAATAAAGAGCCTAAATATGTAAAAAAATGGACAGATGAAAAAATTTATGAAAAAGGATTGGCAAAAAATACAGATAAAATTTTTATTCTTCATGATGGGCCTCCTTATGCAAATGGAAACACTCATATAGGACATGCATTAAATAAAATTTTAAAAGATATAATTGTAAAATATAAAACATTGAGAGGCTATAAATCACCTTATATACCCGGTTGGGATACTCATGGCTTACCAATAGAATTTAAAGTAACTCAAGATTTAGGAGCTAAAGCAAAAGAATTATCCGCTCTTGAAATAAGAAAACTATGTGAAGAATATGCTAGAAAATGGGTGGGAATTCAAAAAGAACAATTTATAAGATTAGGTGTTTTAGGTGATTGGGATAATCCATATTTGACTCTTGCTCCGGAATTTGAAGCTAAACAGTTGGAACTTTTTGGTGAAATATATGAAAAAGGCTATATATTTAAAGGGTTAAAACCAGTTTACTGGTCACCGGTTACAGAAACAGCCTTAGCAGAAGCTGAAATAGAATATCATGATCATACTTCACCTTCTATTTATGTTAAGATGAAGGCAAATGAAGATTTAACTAAAAAATTAGGAATAAATGAAGATATCTATATTGTAATATGGACAACAACACCTTGGACATTACCTGCGAATGTGGCTATATGTTTAAACGCAGAATTTGAATATGGAGTATATAAGACAGAAAAAGGGAACTTAATTTTAGCTAAAGACTTAGCTGAAGGAGCTTTTAAAGAAATAGGAATAGAAAGTATAGAGCTTATTAAAGAGTTCAAAGGGGATTTTATAGAAAACTGTTCATATCAACATCCTTTCTTGGATAGAACAGGCTATATATTATTAGGAGATCATGTAACTGCTGATGCGGGAACAGGTTGTGTACATACAGCACCTGGACACGGACAAGATGACTATGTTGTGGGAATAAGATATAAAATGCCTGTTATTTCTCCAGTAAATAATAAAGGTTATATGACAGAAGAAGCTGGACAGTTTGCCGGACTTTTCTATAAAGAGGCTAATAAAGCTATAATAGAACACATAACTAATACAGGTCATTTACTACAAATGAAGGAAATAAGACACTCTTATCCACATGATTGGAGATCTAAAACTCCTGTAATATTCAGAGCTACAGAACAATGGTTTGTAAGAATGGAAGGTGGAGATTTAAGAGAAAAAACTCTGGAAGCTATAGATAAGGTTGAGTTTATTCCATCATGGGGAAGAAATAGAATAAGAGCAATGATGGAAACAAGACCTGATTGGTGTATATCAAGACAAAGAGTTTGGGGAGTACCAATACCAATATTTTTTAATGATGAAACAAATGAAGAAATATTTCATAAAGAAATATTGGCAAGAATTTGTGATTTAGTTAGAAAAGAAGGTTCAAATGTTTGGTTTGAAAAAAGTGCAGAAGATTTAATTGGTGAAGAATTATTAGAAAAATATAATTTGAAAAATAT
The Fusobacterium russii ATCC 25533 genome window above contains:
- a CDS encoding ATP-binding protein — translated: MTLKKDSLLFRIITYNGIAIIFVSTVMAVLFGIITVNEINNRLLDKSREKVTILNKAYISLIEKTERELFDAVSNALDLRALIDEEEIQNRLSELVKNQLSLESYPKYNKAYIQTLSENRKILSESGSREIKYDILSNAEWVPSSKTLGAKHYYFIGTNNNLYVRVINQYRANDLNEKNYIVLTFPISNYNLDVVRNFGYIKSEDKIFILSRNNYITGEIGSEKINDFIKIKSKLRLNEKLKGSDYYYAERKINEEPYYLAISSFKDDTDNVVGGVGIAISKKGFLAVKYMLATMILAISLLSVIVSTALCARIFTKLLYPLSVLADKTKGIGKEKMEVEFEEESVYEIRTIANSIKTMAQRIACNEKQLLNKNEKLNMNLNRIVAVENILMGVDIDRNFFESITKIIRALTSEIGMAYSRAIYMEYEEERNQLLAKELSVNPVITSNIDEYTKGIGGFAFQIKDLKNLLPLLKVKYEPGHLFWESMESGKIIYHNDKGYKFNFGNELFKSLGFTNFLIFPISDQDIKIGCILLDYFGTEKKISDEEVEVLTLLLMNLIIRVKNDIQEEKKLTTERILTMIKTSNKFLDSNEKLMRKTQNFIEKVINREYNNKDIVKINRFLEEERRQNNIMKAVLDNSERNFKIVNIEKLLRKIVKDHELVMNKYGINLSLFTNFSGNIYADKKKIYQMFVELIKNSIEAILIRNKLDKKINIVLASEEGNRVVLEISDNGIGMEQAELNQLKKPYSSEKKNILGLGLTTIYSIVREHRGIIRITSELDEGTKVRIIFNEYREENNL
- the ileS gene encoding isoleucine--tRNA ligase, with amino-acid sequence MNEKEYVETLHLPKTDFQMKANLPNKEPKYVKKWTDEKIYEKGLAKNTDKIFILHDGPPYANGNTHIGHALNKILKDIIVKYKTLRGYKSPYIPGWDTHGLPIEFKVTQDLGAKAKELSALEIRKLCEEYARKWVGIQKEQFIRLGVLGDWDNPYLTLAPEFEAKQLELFGEIYEKGYIFKGLKPVYWSPVTETALAEAEIEYHDHTSPSIYVKMKANEDLTKKLGINEDIYIVIWTTTPWTLPANVAICLNAEFEYGVYKTEKGNLILAKDLAEGAFKEIGIESIELIKEFKGDFIENCSYQHPFLDRTGYILLGDHVTADAGTGCVHTAPGHGQDDYVVGIRYKMPVISPVNNKGYMTEEAGQFAGLFYKEANKAIIEHITNTGHLLQMKEIRHSYPHDWRSKTPVIFRATEQWFVRMEGGDLREKTLEAIDKVEFIPSWGRNRIRAMMETRPDWCISRQRVWGVPIPIFFNDETNEEIFHKEILARICDLVRKEGSNVWFEKSAEDLIGEELLEKYNLKNIKLRKETNIMDVWFDSGSSHRGVLETREGLHRPCDMYLEGSDQHRGWFHTSLLTSVASTGDAPYKTVLTHGFVNDGEGKKMSKSLGNTVAPEDVIKVYGADILRLWCGSVDYRDDVRISENIVKQMSESYRRIRNTARYILGNSNDFNVKTDKVAYKDLLEIDKWALHKLEKLKRAVTAYYEKYEFYNLFQEIHYFAAVDMSAFYLDIIKDRLYTEKKDSVERRAAQTVMNEVLEVLVKMIAPILSFTAEEIWENLSEDSKTAESIFLTDWYEEKDEYLNSDLEEKWQNLVKLRKDINRNLEKARQGENKIIGNSLDAKISIYSENKDMLEEMRANKELLEMVFIVSEVEIVTEADESYVTGEEMTEVKIKVSHAEGEKCERCWKYSIGVGESKEHPTVCPRCAGVLK